From Clostridia bacterium, the proteins below share one genomic window:
- a CDS encoding SGNH/GDSL hydrolase family protein, with protein sequence MKIDISELGLPREAVDRSLVSAGDPARLSRVMRKAREGGRICVACIGGSITQGAYASDYEKTSYAALVGDWWRDTFPKAQIEFHNAGIGGTQSILGVHRVERDVLRYDPDFVIVEFAVNDHPDNWETEAYSNLCRRILSWRTNPAVLLLFTMDHAYINTQETEITVGEHYGLPMVSQRDALKPEIEAGRIVWTDIAKDWVHPNDRGHAIIAALVCDRLQSVFDSLDGITDEEKPLPEIFISDRYANARLYTYDDITPESLGSFTFKFEEERFWLAYRKYWHCEGAGEPIRFKVTGSRVFLMYDGGTTDKHKISYSVDGGEITPVVQTTLDAGSAALYRVFDGAEGEHEIAVRCDEGVFDMKGLLVS encoded by the coding sequence ATGAAAATCGACATTTCCGAATTAGGGCTACCGCGTGAAGCGGTCGACCGTTCGCTCGTTTCCGCGGGCGATCCCGCGCGGCTCTCGCGTGTTATGCGCAAGGCGCGTGAAGGCGGCAGGATATGCGTCGCCTGCATCGGCGGCTCGATAACCCAGGGCGCTTACGCTTCGGACTATGAAAAGACCAGCTACGCCGCGCTTGTCGGCGACTGGTGGCGCGATACCTTCCCGAAGGCGCAAATTGAATTCCATAACGCCGGCATCGGCGGAACGCAGAGCATCCTCGGCGTCCACCGGGTCGAACGCGACGTGCTCCGGTACGACCCCGACTTCGTTATCGTGGAGTTCGCCGTCAACGACCATCCGGACAACTGGGAGACCGAGGCGTATTCGAATCTCTGCCGCCGTATCCTTTCGTGGCGCACGAACCCCGCGGTGCTGCTGCTCTTCACGATGGATCACGCCTACATCAATACGCAGGAGACGGAGATCACCGTCGGCGAGCATTACGGACTGCCGATGGTCAGCCAGCGCGACGCGCTCAAGCCGGAGATCGAAGCCGGACGTATCGTCTGGACGGATATTGCGAAGGATTGGGTGCATCCCAACGACCGCGGCCACGCTATAATCGCGGCGCTTGTATGCGACCGCCTGCAAAGCGTGTTCGATAGCCTTGACGGCATAACGGATGAGGAAAAACCGCTCCCTGAGATCTTTATCAGTGACCGCTACGCGAACGCACGCCTCTACACCTACGACGATATAACGCCGGAATCGCTCGGCAGCTTCACGTTCAAGTTCGAAGAGGAACGCTTCTGGCTCGCATACAGGAAATACTGGCACTGCGAGGGCGCTGGCGAACCGATAAGATTCAAGGTAACAGGCAGCCGCGTTTTCCTGATGTACGATGGCGGCACGACCGACAAGCACAAGATCTCCTACAGCGTTGACGGCGGTGAAATAACGCCCGTTGTGCAAACGACTCTCGACGCCGGATCTGCCGCGCTCTACCGCGTTTTCGACGGCGCGGAAGGAGAGCACGAGATTGCCGTACGCTGCGACGAAGGCGTCTTCGATATGAAGGGGCTGCTCGTCAGCTGA